A single region of the Pseudomonas sp. VD-NE ins genome encodes:
- a CDS encoding cysteine hydrolase family protein has translation MPAALLIIDMQVGLFHGPQKPYDGERIVANIQRLIAQARDRRVPIFAVRHTGPEGSPIAAGSPFWQFLPALELDAELDTLFDKSCPNAFHGTDLAQRLNSVNVEDLYLVGMKSQFCIDSTCRSAAELGFKPVLVADAHTCLDTAALPAEAIINHHNATLGGAFARLIDSAEVRF, from the coding sequence ATGCCCGCAGCACTGTTGATCATCGATATGCAGGTCGGCCTGTTCCATGGCCCGCAAAAGCCCTATGACGGCGAACGAATTGTGGCCAACATTCAGCGCCTGATCGCTCAGGCTCGTGATCGACGCGTGCCGATTTTCGCCGTACGCCACACGGGCCCGGAAGGCTCGCCGATTGCCGCCGGCAGCCCATTCTGGCAATTTCTGCCCGCGCTTGAACTGGACGCTGAACTCGACACCCTTTTCGACAAATCCTGCCCCAATGCATTCCATGGCACTGACCTCGCTCAGAGACTCAACTCCGTTAATGTCGAGGATCTTTATCTGGTCGGCATGAAAAGCCAGTTCTGCATCGACAGCACCTGCCGCAGCGCTGCCGAACTGGGCTTTAAACCCGTACTGGTCGCCGACGCCCACACCTGCCTGGACACTGCCGCGCTACCTGCCGAGGCGATCATCAACCATCACAATGCAACCCTCGGCGGCGCCTTCGCACGGTTAATCGACAGCGCGGAGGTGAGGTTCTAA
- a CDS encoding tautomerase family protein, producing MPLVRVDIRQNPDPTFAKRIGEQIYAALRSCIDVPEHDNFQILTEHDGQHLVYDPQYLGIQRSDGVVFIQITISEGRTVEKKQLLFKTIAESLHKQLAVRPEDVFINLVEVKKENWSFGNGIAQYVT from the coding sequence ATGCCCCTCGTTCGCGTCGACATCAGACAAAACCCCGACCCCACCTTCGCCAAACGCATCGGCGAGCAGATCTACGCCGCCCTGCGCAGTTGTATCGATGTGCCCGAGCACGACAACTTTCAGATCCTGACCGAGCACGATGGCCAGCACCTGGTCTACGATCCGCAATATCTGGGGATCCAGCGCAGCGACGGCGTGGTATTCATTCAGATCACCATCAGCGAAGGGCGCACGGTTGAGAAAAAGCAGTTGCTGTTCAAAACAATCGCAGAAAGCCTGCACAAGCAGTTGGCGGTACGCCCGGAAGACGTGTTCATCAATCTGGTCGAGGTGAAAAAAGAGAACTGGTCATTCGGCAATGGCATTGCGCAGTACGTCACCTGA